The following are encoded in a window of Centroberyx gerrardi isolate f3 chromosome 1, fCenGer3.hap1.cur.20231027, whole genome shotgun sequence genomic DNA:
- the cdkn1ca gene encoding cyclin dependent kinase inhibitor 1Ca produces the protein MSPIRRRDAVCRSLFGPVDHDQLSRDLKQKLREISEQDSRRWNFNFHTDTPLPGRYQWEETPACCSAAFYQDCTLAEDVVVGSNTEDSDGLSDCSRLHSSEETPACLVEINQENCSSVSNTLKFPGEVTPVRRKRTLPKQAAKPKNNAQITDFFVKRRRTSETKILNPLLTSSSEAAPCKTIR, from the exons ATGAGTCCCATCCGGCGCAGAGACGCGGTGTGCAGGAGTCTGTTCGGCCCGGTGGACCACGACCAGCTGAGCCGAGACTTGAAGCAGAAGCTGCGGGAAATCTCGGAGCAGGACAGCCGCCGCTGGAACTTCAACTTCCACACGGACACTCCTCTGCCTGGCAGGTATCAGTGGGAGGAGACACCCGCATGTTGCTCTGCTGCTTTCTACCAGGACTGCACTCTGGCGGAGGATGTTGTCGTCGGGTCAAACACGGAGGACAGCGACGGTCTGAGTGACTGTAGCCGGCTGCACAGCAGTGAGGAAACCCCGGCTTGTCTGGTGGAGATCAACCAGGAGAATTGCTCCAGCGTGTCCAACACACTCAAGTTCCCCGGTGAAGTGACACCCGTCCGGAGGAAGAGGACGCTCCCCAAACAGGCAGCCAAGCCCAAAAACAACGCACAGATTACAG ATTTCTTCGTAAAGAGGAGAAGGACGTCAGAAACCAAGATCCTAAACCCTCTTCTCACAAGTTCCAGTGAAGCAGCTCCATGCAAAACAATAAGATGA